A genomic segment from Phragmites australis chromosome 6, lpPhrAust1.1, whole genome shotgun sequence encodes:
- the LOC133923163 gene encoding uncharacterized protein LOC133923163: MGISRIELKKGAKPFYGVTPNSSNIPLSWIELPVTFGTPDNFRTEKLNFDVANFETMYNVILGCLMLGKFMAGVHYAYQTLKIPGPKGVITVKGDQCVAIKCDKQSLEMVEHFFQTTTTSKNLESKRHRCQTTTQGQDSATDSKS, translated from the coding sequence atgggaatttcaAGGATAGAGCTCAAGAAGGGAGCTAAGCCATTCTATGGGGTAACTCCAAATTCATCAAACATACCTCTTAGTTGGATCGAGCTGCCGGTCACGTTCGGCACACCAGACAACTTCCGTACAGAAAAGCTTAACTTCGATGTTGCAAACTTTGAGACGATGTACAACGTGATTCTAGGTTGCctaatgctgggcaagttcatggccgGGGTGCACTACGCTtaccaaacactcaagatccctGGCCCTAAGGGTGTCATAACCGTCAAGGGTGATCAATGCGTGGCGATCAAGTGTGACAAGCAGAGCCTAGAGATGGTCGAGCACTTCTTCCAGACAACGACTACCTCCAAAAACTTGGAGTCTAAGCGTCATAGGTGTCAAACCACCACCCAAGGCCAAGACAGTGCCACAGACTCCAAGTCGTGA